The Faecalibacter bovis genome includes the window GTACATCACCAGAATTTGAAATCTTGTATAATAAAATAGATAAATCAAAATTTATTAAGCATTATACAGGTTACGAAGGTAGAGGCGGATCTGATCAAACTTCTTTTTATGAAAAAGATATTCCAGTCTTATTTTTCCATACTGGCGGTCATCCTGATTATCATAAACCAACCGACGATTCAGATAAAATAGATTATCAATCTTTGAAATTAATTTTAGAACTTGAAATGGCTTTTATAGAAGGTAGTTTTCCAATTCATAAAATGAATTTTAGAAGTACAGATAAGACAAAATAAAAGAATAAAACCTGCATTTTGCAGGTTTTTTTTTATAATGTAAATCGTGATCCTAAATAGAAATTTGTTGTTGCCGCTGGATTGTAAAATCGATTTCCAAAAGCATTTAAATCATAACCAGCACTGTATTTTGTGTTGTAAAGATTATTTATTCCGAAATAAATCGATAGCGAACTTTCTTTAATTTTAAAATTTGTATCAACAAGTATATTTCCAATTACAGTTTCTTTTTCCTCAACTGTATTTGCATCATTTAAATAAAGTTTAGAATTGTAATAATTACTCCAAATAACTTGTATTTTATTCAATAATTCTATTGAAATGCTATTTTGTAATGAAAATTTAGATATTCCTGGAATCGTATTTTCTGAATAATCATTGTTGGCAATTTTGTAATGATCATATTTAAAATCAAATAGATGACCTGAAACAAAAAAAGATCCTTTTGTAAAAATAGAATGGTCAAAATTAAACGGTTTTGATTGAAGCTGAAATTCAATTCCACGTTGTTTTGTTCCTCCAGAATTGATGTAGAAATCATTTCCATTTTCGTCTTGTCTTCTTACAATTGCATCTTTTAAATGAAAATCAAAAGCAGTTAAATCAACAAACCATTGATTAAATGTATAACGAATTCCAAACTCTTTATTCCAACCATATTCTGCATTCAAATATTGCTGAATTTCTTGTGTTGAAGATCGTACTTCTTCTGTTGTTGGAGCCGAAATTCCCTTTGCAATTTTACCTCTTACACTCCAATTATTTATAAAATTATAGCTAACGCCTATTTGTGGAAGTAATTGTATTTGAAACGATTTATTACCTGATTCTACATTCGGATATAAAGTTTCCCAATTGTATTTCATTGTGTTTAAACTAATCGATGCATCAACAAACCATTTATTCGCAAAATTCGCATGCTGATTGATGTAATAATATCCGTTGAAAGTTTGTAAATCGTCAAATTTTTGTGGATTTCCTTTGATTCCTTTACTATTATCGTAGTTGCGGAATTTGGTTTTATTTAGACCTAATTCAGTTCCGAATCGAGTATTTAATTTGATTTGACTTAGTTGTTTTTCATATTCAAAATACAAACGTCCTTGAAAATTATTCTCTTGTCGCTCTTCATAATTAGAAATAAAAGGATTTTCAAAATCAGTGTATGATGATTGGATCATTACAAAATTCTTCCAATTTGGATTGATTTTCCACAAATGATTAATTCCGCCCAAAAAAGTTTTATTTTGGATACCAGCTTGTTGTTCAACTGCACTTGGAAGAGTAGGAGTTGCCAAACGCGCTTGTCTACGATTTTCCTGCATTTGATTATAAGTTAATCCACCAGGCGTCTGGTAATCTAAATCAGTATATAATAAGATAAAATTTAATTCATTTTCATTATTGTAATTCCATTGATCTTTTAAAAGAAATGAATTACGATTTATAGCAGATTGTTCACGATAGCTATCGGATTGATAATGAGTTTGTCCAAAATGCAATCGATGCTTTCCAATTTGTTTACTATAATTGATATTTTCATGAAATTGATTATAACTTCCTGTACCAACAGAAGCTTTAATTCCATTATTTCTTAAAGTTTTTAAAACTGCTACACCACCTGTTTCTGATCCAAATTCACCACCTTGAGGTCCTTTCATTACATCAATCGAGGATAAAAATTGAGGATCAATTAAATTTAAATACGCATTTCCAGTTGCATCAGTCAAAATAAAATCATCTAAATAAATTTTTACATTTCTAACACCAAAAGGTGATCGAATTGTACTTCCTCTTAAAGATATGCGATAACTACCAGGCGAACGTTCTTCCATTTTTACTCCAGGAAGAGTATTAAAACTTTCCAATAAACGTTCAGGATGATTCAATTTCATTTGAAGTTTACTCAATGAATTTATGGACGATGTAGATTCTAAAATTAGAGTTTTTCGATGAAAAGTTTGGATGACAGTTTCATGTAATAGTATACTGTCATTTTCTTGAGCAAATGAAAGTGAATTTGAGCAAATAAATAAAATCGGGATAAAGAATTTTTTCATGGCAATTACTAATAAGAGTTAAAAAAGTGGTAATATACATTACCACTTTTTTCTGAAATTATTTTTTTGCGATTCGGTATAGTTTTCCATTATCACCAACAGCATATAAATGTCCATCAGTTCCAGTTACCATATCACGAAT containing:
- a CDS encoding TonB-dependent receptor, with the translated sequence MKKFFIPILFICSNSLSFAQENDSILLHETVIQTFHRKTLILESTSSINSLSKLQMKLNHPERLLESFNTLPGVKMEERSPGSYRISLRGSTIRSPFGVRNVKIYLDDFILTDATGNAYLNLIDPQFLSSIDVMKGPQGGEFGSETGGVAVLKTLRNNGIKASVGTGSYNQFHENINYSKQIGKHRLHFGQTHYQSDSYREQSAINRNSFLLKDQWNYNNENELNFILLYTDLDYQTPGGLTYNQMQENRRQARLATPTLPSAVEQQAGIQNKTFLGGINHLWKINPNWKNFVMIQSSYTDFENPFISNYEERQENNFQGRLYFEYEKQLSQIKLNTRFGTELGLNKTKFRNYDNSKGIKGNPQKFDDLQTFNGYYYINQHANFANKWFVDASISLNTMKYNWETLYPNVESGNKSFQIQLLPQIGVSYNFINNWSVRGKIAKGISAPTTEEVRSSTQEIQQYLNAEYGWNKEFGIRYTFNQWFVDLTAFDFHLKDAIVRRQDENGNDFYINSGGTKQRGIEFQLQSKPFNFDHSIFTKGSFFVSGHLFDFKYDHYKIANNDYSENTIPGISKFSLQNSISIELLNKIQVIWSNYYNSKLYLNDANTVEEKETVIGNILVDTNFKIKESSLSIYFGINNLYNTKYSAGYDLNAFGNRFYNPAATTNFYLGSRFTL